The genomic stretch ACGAGCGTGGACCAGGCGGCGATGTCACCAGCTTCGGCCACGCCAAACAGCGCTTCTGCGTACGGACGGGCGATGGTTGCAAGTTCGGCCATGATCAGAGCTCGGCTTTGAGTTGATTCAGCAGGTCGGCGTGAGCCGCCTGGTCGACTTCGCGCTTCAGGATCTGTTCGGCACCCTTCACGGCGAGCGCGGCGACTTCGCCACGCAGCGCTTCGCGCGCCTTTACGATCTGCTGGTCGGCGTCGGCCTTTGCCTGAGCGATGATGCGCGCTGCTTCAGCCTGAGCCTGTGCCTTGATTTCGTCGGCGACCGCGACTGCACGCTTTTCAGCGTCAGCAATGCGCTGCTGACCTTCGTTGCGTGCCTGGGAGAGTTCCTGGTCGACGCGCTTGTGCGCGGCTTCGAGTTCCAGCTTGCCCTTTTCAGCGGCCGAAAGACCGTCGGCGATCTTCTTCGAGCGCTCGTCGAGGGCATTGATCAGCGGCGGCCACACGAACTTCATCGTGAACCACGCGAGGATCAGGAACACGACCATTTGCGCAAACAGGGTTGCGTTGAGATTCACGGTGTTTCCTTAAACGTTGCTTGATCGGAGGGGGAAACGGCAAGGCGCTCATCGATTCAGTGGTCGATCAGCGCCTTAGTGCCCGTTCCGCTTTGCGCTCTTACCAGTTATAGGTCAGGCGCGCACTTCCGAGGAACCTCAGCCTGCCAGCTTCGACAGCAGCGGGTTCGCGAACGCAAACAGCATTGCCACACCAACGCCAATCAGGAACGCCGCGTCGATCAGACCAGCCAGCAGGAACATCTTGGTTTGCAGCGGGTTCATCAGTTCCGGTTGGCGAGCGCATGCTTCAATGTACTTGCCGCCCATCAGACCGATACCGATACAGGCGCCGATTGCACCCAGGCCGATGATGATGCCGATACCGATGGCGGTCAGACCCTGGATGTTGGCGATGAAAGCTTGCATGATCACTCCTTGTGAAAAGTCTTTTTTGGAACTGGGATTTAAAAAACTACGATTCTTGAAACTCTGATTCTTTGGCGACGCGCCGGTTAGTGAGCGTCGTGTGCCTGGCCGATGTACACCAGCGTCAGCATCATGAAAATGAACGCCTGCAGCAGAACGATCAGGATGTGGAAGATTGCCCACACGCTGCCTGCGATCACGTGGCCGATGAAGCCAAGCACCGTCGTGTCCGCACCGAAGTTCCAGATGCTGCCGAGCAGGGCAATCAGCAGGAACAACAGCTCGCCCGCGTACATGTTGCCGAACAGCCGCATGCCGAGGGAGACCGTCTTCGCGACGAACTCGATGATGTTCAGTGCAAGGTTCGGGATCCACAGCAGCGGATGCGAGCCGAACGGAGCGGACAGCAGTTCGTGCACAAAGCCGCCAGCGCCCTTGATCTTGAAGTTGTAGTAAATCATCAGTACGAACACGCCGAGCGCAATCCCGATCGTGCCGTTGAGGTCGGCCGTCGGAACGATACGGTGGTGCGAGATGACGCCCGACAGACCGAGCAGGTCGATCACGCGGCCCGGCAGGTCGACGGGGAGAAAGTCGAGCGAGTTCATCAGCGCGACCCAGACAAACACGGTCAGCGCGAGCGGTGCGATGAATGCGCGATTGCCGTGGATCATCGACTTCGATTGATCCTCAACCATTTCGACCAGCATTTCGATCGCGCACTGGAAACGGCCCGGCACGCCGGACGTCGCCTTACGTGCGGCGAGACGCAGAACCAGGATGGTGACGAGACCGCATACGATCGACCAGAAGAGCGTATCGAGATTCCAGACGTGGATGTCGAAGATCGACGTCTGATGAGCGGTGGAAAAATTCTGCAAGTGGTGCGCAATGTACTCGGACGGATCCAGAGCGCGCGTTCCTTCGCTAGCTGCCATATCGTTAATGCCACCCAAATTGTCGAAAATCTTCCCGGGCCGCTCCCGCCGCAATGCTGTATTGCGGGAACACGCCAGCGCGGGCTTCTGTCCAACCCGCGCGCCTCGTTACTGACGCCTTGCGTCAGCCTAGTGTTTCGCCTGCATCACCGCCAGGCGAGCGCGATCCAGTACGTCTTGAGAGCGATGAGGTAGGTGACGAGCAACGGAATCCACCGTACGTCGTGATACCAGAATGCGATGGCAATGAACATCGCAATCGTTGTCCCCATCTTGAGCGCTTCACCGATCATCCAGCTCATTACCGTTTCGGCGCCGCTCAACTTCTTAAGACGTGCCGCGAACAATGCGCTCGGCACCCAGCAAATCGCTCCTCCCAGGAAGGCGGACAGCGCAGCGTCGCCCGGCGGCTTGTAGAACAGCCACCACAACAGCGTCGCACCCAGGGACAAAACCATTTGCGCAATTACGACCTTCACCGGTGTAACGCGCGATGGACGACTCACATTCGGGCCAAAGAGCTTTTCGGCTTCAGCCCGCGTGAGCGGAACGATATTGTTATCTTGCTGCTCGACATCCCATGCGTCGTCGTGCGTTTCGCGCTGACCGTCGGGTGCCTGCGAACCGTTGCGATTTTCGCGGTGTTCGTCGTGCCGCTGTTGCGGCGTTTGGTTCGACGCTTTAACCGCCATTGCAGTGTTCCGCAGAGTCCTGTTCAGCCGGCGGGCTTTCGCACCGCTTACGGGATTACCTAGCAAATAAATCCGGGCGATTGTAAGCGATAGTTGCAGGCAATTCAAGACTTTAGGCCAGCCAATAACCGGCGTGAAACGGCGCTTCAGGATACGGGAAGATGCCGATTTTCAGGGCATCGGACGAGAAATGTAAGGCGGTCGCGGGAGACGGGGAAATGGGTGCCGTACTGTCCCATGGCGACGCACTATGAAGCGCATTTTCCCCGTCTGCACAAGTGTCAAAAATGCAACAGCAACCACGCGCCGGCGAGGCCGCTGACGACCCAAAACGGGATCGAAAACAGGTGAAACTGCGCCCACATGCCGCGCTCTCCTGAAAGCCTCATTGCAATCAGGTTCGCGAGCGAACCGATCGCGAATCCGAATCCGCCGACGCTGACGCCGAAGGCTAGTGCTCGCCAGTCTTTGGAGAACTCGGCCAGCATGATGGCTGCGGGAACATTACTGATGAACTGCGATAGCACTGCGCCCGCAGCATAGGCGCGCAGTGGCGTCACGAGGTGCAACTGTCCGATTGCGCCGTGCACCCACGGCAACGCCGCGACACTTCTTAACACGACGAACATGAACACGAAGATCAGCAGCAGAAGCCAGTCGATCTTCAGAACAATTCGCGGGCGCCAAAAAACGAATCCGAGAGCGACGCCAATCAGCCCAATGCCCGCGCGGTGAGCATCAGCGAGCAGGACAAATGCTGTGAACAGCAGGACTGCAACACCCAGCAACGGCCGATCGACAGGATGCGGTTCGGTATCCTTCGACAGATCCAGCGGAATGCGCTTGAACGACACCGTCGCCACCGCGTACAGCATCGCCATCAACACAACACACAACGGCGCGAGCGCGAGCACGAATCCGCCAAATGACACGCCGCTCGTCTGCCAGAGAAACAGATTCTGCGGATTGCCTAACGGCGTGAGGATCGAGCCGGCATTGACGGCAATTGCGATGAAAATGACGAGCCGCTTAAGCGGCAGGGGCGTCAACTCGTTCAGCGACAACGCAAGCGGCACGACGACGAACAACGCAACATCGTTGGTCAGCACCGTCGACAGCGCAGCGGCGAGCGCGATGAGCAAATAGGCCAGCGCCCGCTGCGACCGAATACGATGGACGACTCGATGCGCAAGCCACATCAGGAATCCTGAATATTCGACAGCCTTCGTCAGAATCAGAAGCCCGGCGAGCGTCATGACTGTCTGCCAGTCAACCAGCGCAGGCAGAGATGCGAATGGGCGCGGATGAAAAACCTGCAGCGCGATTAGTGCAACGACGAGCACGGTCAGCA from Paraburkholderia phymatum STM815 encodes the following:
- a CDS encoding F0F1 ATP synthase subunit B; amino-acid sequence: MNLNATLFAQMVVFLILAWFTMKFVWPPLINALDERSKKIADGLSAAEKGKLELEAAHKRVDQELSQARNEGQQRIADAEKRAVAVADEIKAQAQAEAARIIAQAKADADQQIVKAREALRGEVAALAVKGAEQILKREVDQAAHADLLNQLKAEL
- the atpE gene encoding F0F1 ATP synthase subunit C is translated as MQAFIANIQGLTAIGIGIIIGLGAIGACIGIGLMGGKYIEACARQPELMNPLQTKMFLLAGLIDAAFLIGVGVAMLFAFANPLLSKLAG
- the atpB gene encoding F0F1 ATP synthase subunit A, which encodes MAASEGTRALDPSEYIAHHLQNFSTAHQTSIFDIHVWNLDTLFWSIVCGLVTILVLRLAARKATSGVPGRFQCAIEMLVEMVEDQSKSMIHGNRAFIAPLALTVFVWVALMNSLDFLPVDLPGRVIDLLGLSGVISHHRIVPTADLNGTIGIALGVFVLMIYYNFKIKGAGGFVHELLSAPFGSHPLLWIPNLALNIIEFVAKTVSLGMRLFGNMYAGELLFLLIALLGSIWNFGADTTVLGFIGHVIAGSVWAIFHILIVLLQAFIFMMLTLVYIGQAHDAH
- a CDS encoding ATP synthase subunit I, coding for MAVKASNQTPQQRHDEHRENRNGSQAPDGQRETHDDAWDVEQQDNNIVPLTRAEAEKLFGPNVSRPSRVTPVKVVIAQMVLSLGATLLWWLFYKPPGDAALSAFLGGAICWVPSALFAARLKKLSGAETVMSWMIGEALKMGTTIAMFIAIAFWYHDVRWIPLLVTYLIALKTYWIALAWR
- a CDS encoding SLC13 family permease gives rise to the protein MPAAERVLKTNRNLLSAIIHYVATEPVLTVLVVALIALQVFHPRPFASLPALVDWQTVMTLAGLLILTKAVEYSGFLMWLAHRVVHRIRSQRALAYLLIALAAALSTVLTNDVALFVVVPLALSLNELTPLPLKRLVIFIAIAVNAGSILTPLGNPQNLFLWQTSGVSFGGFVLALAPLCVVLMAMLYAVATVSFKRIPLDLSKDTEPHPVDRPLLGVAVLLFTAFVLLADAHRAGIGLIGVALGFVFWRPRIVLKIDWLLLLIFVFMFVVLRSVAALPWVHGAIGQLHLVTPLRAYAAGAVLSQFISNVPAAIMLAEFSKDWRALAFGVSVGGFGFAIGSLANLIAMRLSGERGMWAQFHLFSIPFWVVSGLAGAWLLLHF